One window from the genome of Carassius carassius chromosome 15, fCarCar2.1, whole genome shotgun sequence encodes:
- the si:ch73-54f23.4 gene encoding zinc-binding protein A33 translates to MHTNHMKDTNNNFNNSLLGAQKEKLIQAIKKIKHEIDECYEAEKEAFVDALEVENRFEEIEREIRAEFQNLHRFLDEEEETDLERLRNERDRRVKILKEREKKIGMQSRDLEKAIETLNCKLREDDSPKLLKEIKELLKRCEVNFIRPPPIDSEIFSGQFVGPIQYRIWKHMKTSLYPNISTLTFDPETAHPYLTISAEKNSVSFEEDKLLSNENPDERNPKRFHFYYCVMGSEAFTHGRHYWEVEVKGKTAWRVGVARADIPRGEMDSSSTLNGLWTLSLRNGSITACTHPKPTKVLSYTLPIRIGIFLDCDKEEVSFYNSVTMMPLFSFYIGTVLEPLYPFYNTCDTDEGKNCPPLSIFHPSL, encoded by the exons atgCACACAAATCACATGAAGGACACAAACAACAACTTTAACAACTCTCTCCTCGGTGCCCAAAAG GAGAAGCTTATTCAGGCAATTAAGAAGATCAAACATGAAATTGATGAATGTTATGAGGCTGAGAAAGAGGCTTTTGTGGACGCACTGGAGGTCGAG aacagatttgaagagaTAGAGCGTGAAATCCGAGCAGAGTTCCAAAACCTCCATCGTTTCCTGGATGAGGAGGAAGAGACGGATCTGGAACGGCTAAGGAACGAAAGGGACAGACGAGTGAAGAtcttaaaagagagagagaaaaagattgGCATGCAGAGTAGAGATCTAGAGAAAGCCATCGAGACACTGAACTGCAAACTGCGGGAAGATGACAGCCCTAAACTTTTGAAG GAAATCAAAGAGCTTCTGAAAAG ATGTGAGGTGAATTTCATTCGTCCTCCCCCAATAGACAGCGAAATTTTCTCTGGTCAGTTTGTGGGGCCCATTCAGTATCGGATCTGGAAACACATGAAAACATCCCTCTACCCAA ACATATCCACGTTGACTTTTGACCCTGAAACAGCGCATCCCTACCTAACCATCTCTGCTGAGAAAAATTCAGTGAGTTTCGAGGAAGACAAGCTGCTGTCTAACGAGAACCCAGATGAAAGGAACCCGAAGCGCTTCCACTTCTATTACTGCGTGATGGGTTCAGAGGCCTTCACTCATGGCCGTCATTACTGGGAGGTGGAGGTGAAAGGCAAGACCGCCTGGCGAGTGGGTGTGGCCAGAGCAGACATACCCCGTGGAGAGATGGACTCTTCCTCAACGTTAAACGGACTGTGGACACTGTCTCTCAGAAATGGCTCGATCACAGCCTGCACCCACCCTAAGCCCACAAAGGTGCTCTCATACACCCTCCCCATCCGCATTGGCATCTTCCTGGACTGTGATAAAGAGGAGGTTTCTTTCTACAACTCTGTCACTATGATGCCACTCTTCTCATTCTACATAGGGACTGTTCTAGAGCCACTCTATCCATTCTACAACACGTGTGACACAGATGAAGGAAAGAACTGCCCTCCGCTTTCCATATTTCATCCATCACTCTGA